From the Streptomyces syringium genome, one window contains:
- the eccCa gene encoding type VII secretion protein EccCa, which translates to MSTRIVHRPARTTRPLPTPEARTIEPPPNLPEGKTGGAMHTLMPIAGVMSSVVMMTMVRNSQFAGLGAIVLLVTVIGSVGMLLSQRGKAQRTRRQQRERYLEYLEELREELGAEERERREKARVLDPPPEALYDLVRDPARLWERRRRDSDFLRVRVGTGRMPVRPLDIGEQGSSVLTPPDRFMLNEAGALKNRFSTATDLPLTVPLDRVGNVSVVGDREGVLRVVRALLTQTAVTHAPDDVAIALACPGDRMTDWSWVKWLPHTLDPDEHDGPVSARRIAPALAQLARLMNRDLRARASYAAEVRRGLSGKDALEMTGRLLVVSDEYGEDAHELPRPDDAVTLRDMGVTVLHLVAERVQEPGQVSLRITVDGDQVHIEDLRPAEPVTSHGTADRATAPGAEGLARLLSPLRLSPESLVDAPLSGPVDFAEMLGVEDPAALDVRELWRPRGERAFLRVPIGISDSRQPVLLDLKESSELGMGPHGLCVGATGSGKSELLRTLVLALVATHPPEDLAMVLVDYKGGATFAPFADLPHVAGVITNLENQAGLVERVHSSLAGEVQRRQQVLKDAGNIADIGHYAALRETRPDLEPLPHLFVVIDEFGELLTAKPDFIDLFLSIGRIGRSIGVHLLLSSQRIEGGKLKGLDTYLSYRLGLRTFSADESRTVLDTTDAFHLPPIPGFGYLKVDTSAYERFKASFVSGPYHGPVARDVEDDGPVVHPYPDFNTLGEPEAAPGDSQPAMRHRNPGPTVMSVVVDQLSDAARPTRGIWLPPLPRAIALDTSAGPLRAGERGMQLAVRPGPLKVPIGLLDDPAKQWQGQWVLDLTVAGGHAAVIGGPQSGKTTLLRTLALSLAMTHTPREVGIYGLDLIGGGLAALSGLPHVGGIAGRADRERAVRTVEEVRGMLAAREELFREHGIDSVERLRELRAEGRLPELSSTEIVLLIDGFGALRDDFDEIEETVTDLLKRGGGYGIHVVAGMLRWNDVRIATQSLFGTRVELRLNDPGDSSIDRKLAETLAPDEKGRVLTDGKLFAQTALPRIDSLASASDLGPAVEQAAMVIHSSWSGDGAQRVRVLPTRIPAASLPSVTAEPNRVPLGLDQTALAPVLLDLFKRDQHLMILGDSECGKTNLLRLITQGLMERYSDEEIVFAVMDPRRGLRKLVPEEYRGGYAHNSRLCGALAAGIATELEKRMPDDLAAQDALASGTWYSGPRIVILIDDYDILTTGGQQPLAPFMPFIPSAQDIGLHFVVTRRVAGASRALYEPFLMTLRESGTTAVVMTGDRQEGQLFPGVYASAQPPGRGTLVRRGETTRLIQTALAVADGDTETTADRA; encoded by the coding sequence ATGAGCACCCGCATAGTCCACCGCCCCGCCCGCACCACCCGGCCGCTGCCCACCCCCGAGGCGCGCACCATCGAGCCGCCGCCCAATCTGCCCGAGGGCAAGACCGGCGGCGCCATGCACACCCTCATGCCCATCGCCGGCGTGATGAGCTCCGTCGTAATGATGACGATGGTGCGCAACAGCCAGTTCGCCGGGCTGGGCGCGATCGTGCTCCTCGTCACCGTCATCGGCTCGGTCGGCATGCTGCTGTCCCAGCGCGGCAAGGCCCAGCGCACCCGGCGCCAGCAGCGCGAGCGCTATCTGGAGTACCTGGAGGAGCTCCGCGAGGAGCTGGGCGCCGAGGAGCGCGAGCGCCGCGAGAAGGCCCGGGTCCTCGACCCGCCGCCCGAGGCGCTCTACGACCTCGTGCGCGACCCCGCCCGGCTGTGGGAGCGCCGCCGCCGCGACAGCGACTTCCTGCGCGTGCGCGTGGGCACCGGCCGGATGCCCGTACGCCCCCTGGACATCGGCGAGCAGGGCAGCAGCGTCCTCACCCCGCCCGACCGGTTCATGCTCAACGAGGCCGGGGCGCTGAAGAATCGATTCTCCACGGCCACCGACCTACCCCTGACCGTCCCCCTCGACCGCGTCGGCAACGTCAGCGTCGTCGGCGACCGCGAGGGCGTCCTGCGCGTCGTACGCGCCCTGCTCACCCAGACCGCCGTCACCCACGCCCCCGACGACGTCGCCATCGCCCTCGCCTGCCCCGGCGACCGCATGACCGACTGGTCCTGGGTCAAGTGGCTGCCCCACACCCTCGACCCCGACGAGCACGACGGACCCGTCAGCGCCCGCCGCATCGCCCCCGCGCTCGCCCAGCTCGCCCGGCTCATGAACCGGGACCTGCGCGCCCGCGCCTCCTACGCCGCCGAGGTGCGCCGCGGCCTCTCCGGCAAGGACGCCCTGGAGATGACCGGCCGGCTGCTGGTCGTCAGCGACGAGTACGGCGAGGACGCGCACGAACTGCCCCGCCCCGACGACGCCGTGACGCTGCGGGACATGGGCGTCACCGTGCTGCACCTGGTGGCCGAGCGGGTGCAGGAGCCCGGCCAGGTCTCCCTGCGCATCACCGTCGACGGCGACCAGGTCCACATCGAGGACCTGCGCCCCGCCGAGCCCGTCACCTCCCACGGCACCGCCGACCGGGCCACGGCCCCCGGCGCCGAGGGCCTCGCCCGCCTGCTGTCCCCGCTGCGGCTGTCCCCCGAATCCCTCGTCGACGCCCCGCTCTCCGGCCCCGTCGACTTCGCCGAGATGCTCGGCGTCGAGGACCCCGCCGCCCTGGACGTCCGGGAACTGTGGCGGCCCCGCGGCGAACGCGCCTTCCTGCGCGTACCCATCGGCATCAGCGACTCCCGCCAGCCCGTGCTGCTCGACCTCAAGGAATCCTCCGAACTCGGCATGGGTCCGCACGGCCTGTGCGTCGGCGCCACCGGCTCCGGCAAGAGCGAGCTGCTGCGCACCCTGGTACTGGCCCTGGTCGCCACCCACCCGCCCGAGGACCTCGCCATGGTCCTCGTCGACTACAAGGGCGGTGCCACCTTCGCGCCGTTCGCCGACCTGCCGCACGTCGCCGGCGTCATCACCAACCTGGAGAACCAGGCCGGGCTCGTCGAGCGCGTCCACTCCTCCCTCGCCGGCGAGGTACAGCGCCGCCAGCAGGTCCTCAAGGACGCCGGGAACATCGCCGACATCGGCCACTACGCCGCCCTGCGCGAGACCCGGCCCGACCTGGAGCCGCTGCCGCACCTCTTCGTCGTCATCGACGAGTTCGGCGAACTCCTCACCGCCAAACCCGACTTCATCGACCTGTTCCTGTCCATCGGCCGCATCGGCCGCTCCATCGGCGTGCACCTGCTGCTCTCCAGCCAGCGCATCGAGGGCGGCAAGCTCAAGGGCCTGGACACCTACCTCTCCTACCGGCTCGGCCTGCGCACCTTCTCCGCCGACGAGTCCCGCACGGTGCTGGACACCACCGACGCCTTCCACCTGCCGCCCATCCCCGGCTTCGGCTACCTCAAGGTCGACACCAGCGCCTACGAGCGGTTCAAGGCGAGCTTCGTCTCCGGCCCCTACCACGGCCCGGTCGCCCGGGACGTCGAGGACGACGGACCGGTCGTCCACCCCTACCCGGACTTCAACACCCTCGGCGAGCCCGAGGCGGCCCCCGGCGACAGCCAGCCGGCCATGCGCCACCGCAACCCCGGCCCCACCGTCATGTCCGTCGTCGTCGACCAGCTCAGCGACGCCGCCCGGCCCACCCGCGGCATCTGGCTGCCGCCGCTGCCCCGGGCCATCGCCCTGGACACCTCGGCGGGCCCGCTCCGGGCCGGCGAGCGCGGCATGCAGCTGGCCGTCCGGCCCGGCCCGCTCAAGGTGCCGATCGGTCTCCTCGACGACCCGGCCAAGCAGTGGCAGGGGCAGTGGGTCCTCGACCTCACCGTCGCCGGCGGCCACGCCGCCGTCATCGGCGGCCCCCAGTCCGGCAAGACCACCCTGCTGCGCACCCTGGCCCTGTCCCTCGCCATGACGCACACGCCGCGTGAGGTCGGCATCTACGGACTCGACCTCATCGGCGGCGGCCTCGCCGCCCTCTCCGGGCTCCCGCACGTCGGCGGCATCGCCGGCCGCGCCGACCGCGAACGCGCCGTCCGCACGGTCGAAGAGGTCCGCGGCATGCTCGCCGCCCGCGAGGAACTCTTCCGCGAGCACGGCATCGACTCCGTCGAGCGGCTGCGCGAACTGCGCGCCGAGGGCCGGCTCCCCGAGCTGTCCTCGACCGAGATCGTGCTCCTCATCGACGGCTTCGGCGCCCTGCGCGACGACTTCGACGAGATCGAGGAGACGGTCACCGACCTGCTCAAGCGCGGCGGCGGCTACGGCATCCACGTCGTCGCGGGCATGCTGCGCTGGAACGACGTCCGCATCGCCACCCAGTCCCTGTTCGGCACCCGCGTCGAGCTGCGGCTGAACGACCCCGGCGACTCCAGCATCGACCGCAAGCTCGCCGAGACCCTGGCCCCGGACGAGAAGGGCCGCGTCCTGACCGACGGCAAGCTCTTCGCCCAGACGGCGCTGCCCCGCATCGACTCCCTCGCCTCGGCCTCCGACCTGGGCCCGGCCGTCGAACAGGCGGCCATGGTGATCCATTCGTCCTGGTCCGGCGACGGCGCCCAGCGGGTCAGGGTGCTGCCCACCCGCATCCCCGCCGCCTCCCTGCCGTCCGTGACGGCCGAGCCCAACCGGGTGCCCCTCGGCCTGGACCAGACGGCCCTCGCGCCCGTCCTGCTCGATCTGTTCAAGCGCGACCAGCACCTGATGATCCTGGGCGACAGCGAGTGCGGGAAGACCAATCTGCTGCGCCTGATCACCCAGGGGCTCATGGAGCGCTACTCCGACGAGGAGATCGTCTTCGCCGTCATGGACCCGCGCCGCGGCCTGCGCAAGCTGGTGCCCGAGGAGTACCGCGGCGGCTACGCCCACAACTCCCGGCTGTGCGGCGCGCTGGCCGCCGGCATCGCCACCGAGCTCGAGAAGCGCATGCCCGACGACCTCGCCGCCCAGGACGCCCTCGCGTCCGGCACCTGGTACTCGGGTCCGCGCATCGTCATCCTCATCGACGACTACGACATCCTCACCACCGGCGGCCAGCAACCGCTCGCGCCGTTCATGCCGTTCATCCCCTCCGCACAGGACATCGGCCTGCACTTCGTCGTCACCCGCAGGGTGGCGGGAGCCTCGCGGGCGCTGTACGAGCCGTTCCTGATGACGCTCCGGGAGAGCGGCACGACGGCGGTCGTCATGACCGGCGACCGGCAGGAGGGCCAGCTCTTCCCCGGCGTCTACGCGAGCGCCCAGCCGCCCGGGCGCGGCACGCTCGTGCGCCGGGGCGAGACGACCCGGCTGATCCAGACGGCGCTCGCCGTCGCGGACGGCGACACCGAGACGACAGCCGACCGCGCATGA
- a CDS encoding ATP-dependent Clp protease proteolytic subunit: MTNLMPSAAGEIAFGGGLGDQVYNRLLGERIIFLGQQVDDEIANKICAQLLLLAAEPDKDIFLYINSPGGSVTAGFAIYDTMRYIKNDVVTIAMGLAASMGQFLLTAGTPGKRFALPNSDILMHQGSAGLGGTASDIKIQAEQLLRTKKRMAQITAEHTGQTVETIIRDGDRDRWFTAEEAKEYGIIDEIITYASGVPGGGGTGA, from the coding sequence GTGACGAATCTGATGCCTTCCGCCGCCGGTGAGATTGCCTTCGGTGGTGGCCTCGGCGACCAGGTCTACAACCGGCTGCTCGGGGAGCGGATCATCTTCCTCGGCCAGCAGGTCGACGACGAGATCGCGAACAAGATCTGTGCGCAGTTGCTGCTGCTGGCCGCGGAGCCGGACAAGGACATCTTCCTTTACATCAACTCGCCCGGTGGCTCGGTGACCGCCGGCTTCGCGATCTACGACACCATGCGTTACATCAAGAACGACGTGGTCACGATCGCGATGGGCCTCGCGGCCTCCATGGGGCAGTTCCTGCTGACCGCGGGCACCCCGGGCAAGCGCTTCGCGCTGCCGAACTCGGACATCCTCATGCACCAGGGCTCCGCGGGCCTCGGCGGCACCGCCTCGGACATCAAGATCCAGGCCGAGCAGCTGCTCCGCACGAAGAAGCGCATGGCGCAGATCACCGCGGAGCACACCGGCCAGACGGTGGAGACGATCATCCGCGACGGTGACCGTGACCGTTGGTTCACCGCGGAGGAGGCCAAGGAGTACGGGATCATCGACGAGATCATCACCTACGCCTCCGGCGTTCCGGGCGGCGGCGGCACCGGGGCCTGA
- a CDS encoding MinD/ParA family ATP-binding protein, with product MSQDDWQGDVLRNLRNLSNDPGEPDRPGERAGRPPAASADAPAQAGAPSQAEAPGRAEAPGRAVVDPRPAPAPRPLPTPVTMELPLPEELVKGKPLSGDTAAKRTSRSLRRLVGSSATREVEEATRVAQALQQPLTTGRQIIVTSIRGGAGKTTVAALLGRTYAHYRQDPVLMLEADPALGTLPARLGVTKVRWTTSDVAQLIDPSMQLTDVVGYLVQLPDRGWLLPGSQGRVGHRLELADYRSVMVALRRYFGITVVDCDSLPSELSRTALAAAQARVLVTPATVEGITSTRSVLDWMASLPRPKMLEGTVVVVAATSPHLTLDVTAAREHLQLDGVKVLMLPYDRHLATGGPIRTDLLGQVTREAVTELAAEVLTRAMSRRSNR from the coding sequence ATGTCCCAGGACGACTGGCAGGGCGACGTACTGCGCAACCTGCGCAACCTCAGCAACGATCCCGGCGAACCGGACCGGCCCGGGGAGCGGGCCGGCCGGCCCCCGGCCGCATCCGCCGACGCGCCCGCACAGGCCGGCGCGCCCTCGCAGGCGGAGGCGCCCGGCCGGGCCGAGGCGCCCGGCCGGGCCGTCGTCGACCCCCGCCCGGCGCCCGCCCCCCGGCCCCTGCCCACGCCCGTCACCATGGAGCTCCCGCTCCCCGAGGAGCTGGTCAAGGGCAAGCCGCTCAGCGGGGACACCGCCGCCAAGCGGACCTCCCGCTCGCTGCGCCGGCTCGTCGGCTCCTCGGCCACCCGCGAGGTGGAGGAGGCGACCCGTGTCGCGCAGGCGCTGCAGCAGCCCCTCACCACCGGCCGGCAGATCATCGTCACCAGCATCCGCGGCGGCGCGGGCAAGACCACCGTCGCCGCGCTGCTCGGCCGCACCTACGCGCACTACCGCCAGGACCCCGTGCTGATGCTGGAGGCCGACCCGGCGCTGGGCACCCTCCCGGCCAGGCTCGGCGTCACCAAGGTGCGCTGGACGACGAGCGACGTCGCGCAGCTCATCGACCCGTCGATGCAACTCACCGACGTCGTCGGCTACCTCGTCCAGCTGCCCGACCGGGGCTGGCTGCTGCCCGGCAGCCAGGGCCGGGTGGGACACCGGCTGGAACTGGCCGACTACCGCTCGGTGATGGTCGCGCTGCGCCGCTACTTCGGCATCACCGTCGTCGACTGCGACAGCCTCCCCAGCGAACTGTCCCGCACCGCCCTGGCGGCGGCGCAGGCACGGGTGCTGGTCACCCCCGCCACCGTCGAGGGCATCACCAGCACCCGCTCGGTGCTGGACTGGATGGCCTCGTTGCCGCGACCCAAGATGCTGGAGGGAACCGTGGTGGTCGTCGCCGCCACGTCCCCGCATTTGACGCTTGATGTGACCGCGGCGCGCGAGCACCTCCAGCTCGACGGCGTGAAGGTCCTGATGCTCCCCTACGACCGGCACCTCGCGACCGGCGGCCCGATCCGTACCGACCTGCTCGGCCAGGTCACGCGCGAGGCCGTCACCGAGCTCGCCGCCGAAGTCCTCACCCGAGCCATGAGCAGGCGAAGCAACCGATGA
- the tig gene encoding trigger factor: protein MKSAVETLNPTRVRLTVEVPFEELKASLDAAYKKINQQVTVKGFRQGKIPARVIDQRFGRGAVLEEAVNDALPKFYTEAVNEADLNPLGQPEVDITELKDGELLAFTAEVDIRPALEIPDYSGIEVTVDAVEVSDEDVEKSLEQLRDRFATTSPVERAAAEGDIVTVDLEAKVDGEVLEDGVATGVDYTIGSGQLLDGIDEAVTGLEAGGTATFTSELKGGSAEGKEAEVTVVVTAVKARELPELDDDFAQLASEFDTLEELRADSVKRLGRMKKYDQATQAQEKVLEELLKLVEVPMPEKLLEDEVNTRKHNLEHHQLGQMGLDLAKYLEIQGKSAEDFDAELKEQAEKGIKTQFVLDEIVNKEKLSVGQEELTEHLMRRAQSSGMSPDQFAQAVVEGGQVPMLVGEVARGKALATVVEAATVKDTNGEVVDLDDEDETAETVEAATETAEAAEEKTEA, encoded by the coding sequence GTGAAGAGCGCCGTGGAGACCCTGAACCCGACTCGGGTTCGGCTCACTGTCGAGGTGCCCTTCGAGGAGCTCAAGGCCAGCCTCGACGCGGCGTACAAGAAGATCAACCAGCAGGTCACGGTGAAGGGCTTCCGTCAGGGCAAGATCCCGGCCCGCGTCATCGACCAGCGGTTCGGCCGTGGTGCGGTGCTGGAGGAGGCCGTCAACGACGCGCTGCCGAAGTTCTACACCGAGGCGGTCAACGAGGCCGACCTGAACCCGCTGGGCCAGCCCGAGGTGGACATCACGGAGCTGAAGGACGGCGAGCTGCTGGCCTTCACCGCCGAGGTGGACATCCGCCCGGCCCTCGAGATCCCGGACTACTCCGGCATCGAGGTCACCGTCGACGCCGTCGAGGTGTCGGACGAGGACGTCGAGAAGTCGCTCGAGCAGCTCCGTGACCGCTTCGCCACCACCTCCCCGGTCGAGCGCGCCGCCGCCGAGGGCGACATCGTCACCGTCGACCTGGAGGCCAAGGTCGACGGCGAGGTGCTGGAGGACGGCGTCGCCACCGGCGTCGACTACACCATCGGTTCCGGCCAGCTCCTGGACGGCATCGACGAGGCCGTGACCGGCCTCGAGGCCGGCGGCACCGCCACCTTCACCTCCGAGCTCAAGGGCGGCAGCGCCGAGGGCAAGGAGGCCGAGGTCACGGTCGTCGTCACCGCCGTCAAGGCCCGTGAACTGCCCGAGCTGGACGACGACTTCGCCCAGCTGGCGAGCGAGTTCGACACGCTCGAGGAGCTGCGCGCGGACAGCGTCAAGCGTCTCGGCCGGATGAAGAAGTACGACCAGGCCACCCAGGCCCAGGAGAAGGTGCTCGAGGAGCTGCTGAAGCTCGTCGAGGTCCCGATGCCCGAGAAGCTTCTCGAGGACGAGGTCAACACCCGCAAGCACAACCTGGAGCACCACCAGCTGGGTCAGATGGGCCTGGACCTGGCGAAGTACCTGGAGATCCAGGGCAAGTCCGCCGAGGACTTCGACGCCGAGCTCAAGGAGCAGGCCGAGAAGGGCATCAAGACCCAGTTCGTCCTCGACGAGATCGTCAACAAGGAGAAGCTGTCGGTCGGCCAGGAGGAGCTCACCGAGCACCTCATGCGCCGTGCGCAGTCCTCCGGCATGAGCCCCGACCAGTTCGCCCAGGCCGTCGTCGAGGGTGGCCAGGTGCCGATGCTCGTCGGTGAGGTCGCCCGCGGCAAGGCCCTCGCGACCGTCGTCGAGGCCGCCACGGTCAAGGACACCAACGGCGAGGTCGTCGACCTGGACGACGAGGACGAGACCGCCGAGACGGTCGAGGCCGCCACCGAGACGGCCGAGGCCGCCGAGGAGAAGACCGAGGCCTGA
- a CDS encoding acyltransferase family protein, with protein sequence MSPTATPPARPVASASAASGPGAAPVPPPAPAPAPQRDPFFDNAKYLAIVLVALGHAWEPLTHGGRAATALYMTVYAFHMPAFILISGYFSRGFDMSPAKLKRLLTGVVVPYLIFEVAYTYFQHWAEDDAPDEAISLLNPWYLNWFLAALFVWRLTTPIWKLIRWPVPVAFVIAILAELSPEVGTDFDLQRVMQFLPFFVIGLHMKPEHFHLVRKRWVRIAAVPVFAAAVAVAYWLAPTMDTAWFYHNDSVQELDAPLWAAPVMQLALFACAAVLIACFFAWVPGRTVWFTALGAGTLYGYLLHGFLIKLSRWWEWYDAYAWIRQPVGEVVVTLLAIAMMTALCSKPVRRVFRFAMEPKMEWAFVKDTASGKASGKASATRGR encoded by the coding sequence ATGTCCCCCACCGCCACGCCTCCCGCGCGCCCCGTGGCCTCCGCTTCCGCCGCCTCCGGGCCGGGTGCGGCGCCGGTACCGCCGCCCGCCCCGGCCCCCGCCCCGCAGCGTGACCCCTTCTTCGACAACGCGAAGTACCTGGCGATCGTCCTGGTCGCCCTGGGGCACGCCTGGGAGCCGCTCACCCACGGCGGCCGGGCGGCGACGGCGCTGTACATGACGGTGTACGCGTTCCACATGCCGGCCTTCATCCTGATCTCCGGCTACTTCTCCCGTGGCTTCGACATGAGCCCCGCCAAGCTCAAGCGGCTGCTCACGGGCGTCGTCGTGCCGTACCTGATCTTCGAGGTCGCGTACACGTACTTTCAGCACTGGGCGGAGGACGACGCGCCCGACGAGGCGATCTCGCTGCTCAATCCCTGGTACCTGAACTGGTTCCTGGCCGCGCTGTTCGTCTGGCGGCTGACCACCCCGATCTGGAAACTGATCCGCTGGCCGGTGCCGGTCGCCTTCGTCATCGCGATCCTCGCCGAGCTCTCCCCCGAGGTCGGCACCGACTTCGATCTCCAACGGGTGATGCAGTTCCTGCCGTTCTTCGTGATCGGGCTGCACATGAAGCCCGAACACTTCCACCTCGTGCGCAAGCGCTGGGTGCGGATCGCCGCGGTGCCGGTCTTCGCGGCCGCCGTCGCGGTCGCCTACTGGCTCGCGCCGACCATGGACACCGCGTGGTTCTACCACAACGACAGCGTCCAGGAACTCGACGCACCGCTGTGGGCCGCGCCCGTGATGCAGCTCGCGCTCTTCGCCTGCGCGGCCGTACTGATCGCCTGCTTCTTCGCCTGGGTGCCGGGGCGGACGGTGTGGTTCACGGCGCTCGGCGCGGGGACCCTGTACGGGTATCTGCTGCACGGCTTCCTGATCAAGCTGTCGCGCTGGTGGGAGTGGTACGACGCCTACGCGTGGATCCGGCAGCCGGTGGGCGAGGTCGTCGTGACACTGCTCGCGATCGCGATGATGACCGCGCTGTGCAGCAAGCCGGTGCGGAGGGTTTTCCGCTTCGCGATGGAGCCGAAGATGGAGTGGGCCTTCGTCAAGGACACCGCCTCCGGGAAGGCTTCCGGGAAGGCTTCCGCGACGCGGGGTCGTTGA
- a CDS encoding DUF6177 family protein translates to MTKDVIALTERMPDALSVLAGLLAGGPDLLVGTTGEGAVVQLCDAEGRPLVSIEAPLMLQVPGEAARLLGPGAEPSGDGPAWWIEARATTGVPQAEQLAGAFAARLTMLLGGRVWPPDAPGTAGAARPVDVSGITAVPVPAAAQPAVDMLTDEAAVVLQDRPVVPMTSWLSEALRATVESDRSLQIVTPPHCRLSLPTRMLVQSTPSRWVVQDERCGYYDGLTGAVLRWQDGAFSPDRDESGESPVADAFTEVQATGERQLIVSFRTLHQPEADLVLGGALEAAWQALTGGPPAGWGTSEPAGLIWSRRQLTELAYGRAPQPTWTVVVGTPERPAVATLRVIRTSEGVEEDVTLTLGYGPDEQLPLEALPELAGELVTRHGLKTMMCQLREARRDLSAPPRFERPPLPYAFVLGPAEVREAGRDIASRTPLKDRPVQLGPSARPGYYYPLGDGESAESWTALEQLVRHLRGAPPL, encoded by the coding sequence ATGACCAAGGATGTGATCGCGCTCACCGAGCGCATGCCGGACGCGCTGAGCGTCCTGGCGGGCCTGCTCGCCGGCGGCCCGGACCTGCTGGTCGGGACCACCGGCGAGGGAGCCGTGGTCCAGCTGTGCGACGCCGAGGGCCGGCCGCTCGTCTCGATCGAGGCGCCGCTGATGCTCCAGGTGCCGGGCGAGGCGGCCCGGCTGCTGGGCCCCGGAGCCGAGCCGTCCGGTGACGGCCCGGCGTGGTGGATCGAGGCCCGCGCCACCACGGGCGTCCCCCAGGCCGAGCAGCTCGCGGGGGCCTTCGCGGCCCGGCTGACGATGCTGCTGGGCGGCCGGGTCTGGCCGCCGGACGCCCCCGGCACCGCCGGCGCGGCCCGCCCGGTCGACGTCTCGGGCATCACGGCCGTCCCGGTCCCCGCCGCCGCCCAGCCGGCCGTCGACATGCTCACCGACGAGGCCGCCGTCGTCCTCCAGGACCGCCCGGTCGTCCCGATGACGAGCTGGCTCTCCGAGGCACTGCGGGCCACCGTGGAGAGCGACCGGTCCCTGCAGATCGTCACCCCGCCGCACTGCCGCCTGTCCCTGCCCACCCGCATGCTGGTGCAGTCCACGCCCTCGCGCTGGGTGGTGCAGGACGAGCGGTGCGGCTACTACGACGGGCTGACCGGCGCGGTACTGCGCTGGCAGGACGGTGCCTTCTCCCCGGACCGGGACGAGAGCGGCGAGAGCCCGGTGGCGGACGCCTTCACCGAGGTCCAGGCCACCGGCGAGCGTCAGCTCATCGTCTCCTTCCGCACCCTGCACCAGCCCGAGGCGGACCTCGTGCTCGGCGGCGCGCTGGAAGCCGCCTGGCAGGCGCTGACCGGCGGCCCCCCGGCCGGCTGGGGGACGTCGGAGCCGGCCGGTCTGATCTGGTCGCGGCGGCAGCTGACCGAGCTGGCGTACGGGCGCGCGCCCCAGCCCACCTGGACGGTGGTCGTCGGCACCCCGGAGCGGCCGGCCGTCGCCACTCTCCGCGTGATCCGCACCTCGGAGGGTGTGGAGGAGGACGTCACGCTCACCCTGGGCTACGGCCCCGATGAGCAGCTGCCCCTGGAGGCGCTGCCGGAGCTGGCCGGCGAGCTGGTGACCCGGCACGGGCTGAAGACCATGATGTGCCAGCTGCGCGAGGCGCGCCGGGACCTGAGCGCCCCGCCCCGCTTCGAGCGCCCGCCGCTGCCGTACGCCTTCGTCCTGGGCCCCGCGGAGGTCCGGGAGGCGGGGCGCGACATCGCGAGCAGGACGCCGCTGAAGGACCGCCCGGTGCAGCTGGGCCCGAGCGCCCGGCCGGGCTACTACTACCCGCTCGGCGACGGCGAGTCCGCGGAGAGCTGGACCGCCCTCGAGCAGCTCGTCCGCCATCTGCGCGGGGCGCCGCCGCTCTAG